A window from Fragaria vesca subsp. vesca linkage group LG5, FraVesHawaii_1.0, whole genome shotgun sequence encodes these proteins:
- the LOC101313894 gene encoding glucan endo-1,3-beta-glucosidase-like protein 3-like: MAALAFAALLLLAMAGQSSANWCVCKTGSDAVLQKTLDYACGAGADCNPIHSNGPCYNPNTVKAHCDYAVNSYFQKKGQAAGTCDFAGTATPVTTDPSVTGCAFPSSASTSGSTTGTPTTGTTTPSTGTTPTSTGTTPTTTGTTTGTTTGTTTGTTTGATPYTATPGVFGVGPSGAGITDDSAGIRLIDTASLFSSFITLFFSGLMLWWG, encoded by the exons ATGGCTGCTTTAGCTTTTGCAGCTCTGCTTCTCTTGGCCATGGCTGGCCAGTCAA GTGCCAATTGGTGTGTGTGCAAGACTGGAAGTGATGCAGTATTGCAGAAGACATTGGACTATGCCTGTGGAGCTGGGGCCGACTGTAACCCCATACACTCAAACGGCCCTTGCTACAACCCCAACACTGTTAAAGCTCACTGTGACTATGCTGTTAACAGCTATTTCCAGAAGAAGGGCCAAGCTGCAGGCACCTGTGACTTTGCCGGCACCGCAACCCCTGTTACAACCGATCCCA GCGTTACTGGTTGTGCTTTCCCATCTAGCGCCAG CACTTCCGGCAGTACAACTGGTACTCCAACCACTGGCACTACGACCCCATCCACTGGTACAACACCCACATCTACCGGCACTACACCAACAACCACCGGAACAACCACTGGAACAACCACCGGAACAACCACTGGAACAACCACCGGTGCCACTCCATATACTGCAACTCCTGGAGTATTCGGAGTAGGACCATCTGGAGCTGGCATCACGGATGACAGTGCTGGGATTAGACTCATCGACACTGCTAGTTTGTTCTCTTCTTTCATAACCTTATTCTTTTCAGGCTTGATGCTTTGGTGGGGTTGA